The following nucleotide sequence is from Zea mays cultivar B73 chromosome 1, Zm-B73-REFERENCE-NAM-5.0, whole genome shotgun sequence.
ATCTAATAGCACTAATCTGCATCATCAAAATGACTAATCTGTTACAGAACTACACCATCACATCATGAAAATGACGACCATCCACATATTTCAATACTAATTCAGGTTGCACAGATTTTGTGCTCATAGCCATAAGCACAGTAAACAATATGAATGGCAAATAGACATTTTCAATTAACATGGTACATAATATACCTTGATTAGAACATGTTGGGTTGTTGGTAATGCTATAGCAACCACCTGAGTACCTGACTACCATATTGCCATCACCAATTGAAGAGACACATATTATAATGCAGAGAACACTTAAATCATCTGATAGTTTGGCGGTGATAACATATAGTAACAAAAGAAACAGATTATCAACACATTAAGAACATTTCAATCATCAGATAGGTTGGCAGCGATAACATGTTAACAAAACAAACAGACTACGAACACATTCAGAACTAACTATCAGCTAGTGCAGCTGCTGGTGCTTCAGTCCAACACAATCGTTAATCCACACACGATAAAACAAGCATACTCAAACCACATAATCTTCAAACAACCGATAAGCCAAGCTTTGGTACATCAGGACAGACAAGCCATTATATAACACCTATAATTGGAACACAAAACTGCTAAAAGCAAACAGGAAAACCCTAAGGGCCAGTTTGGGAGCCACAAAACCAgaggggattggaggggctaaaatcAACCGGGtttgtggctcccaaactagcTCTAAGGTTCCCAAGTCCCAACCACCCATCACATTGTATAACTCTGATCTCGAAGCCAGGCCATAATACATTAGATAGCAGATCAAATGAACAGTTTCACAGTGGTGCATAACATTGATTGATAGGTTCGTCAGAAACAAGCACATTTGGTAGCTTAAGCATGCTTCACGATCATATTCACATGGAGGGCAAACCCCTAAGGCTCCCAAGTCCCAACTGCGCATCACATTGTCATACAGACATTACGATTCACTCAACATATGGCCATAGGCCAACCCACTTCAGGAACTTGCCCTACCTCCCGGGAGCACGAGCGCCACCAAATCCGGCCCTAGTTCTTACCGCCTTCATCGACCTCGAGCTCCTGGATGATGACGTAGCCGACCTTCTTGGGGCTCTCGATGTCGGACGCCTCGTCCTCGTCGTCGTAGAGCTCGTCGTACGCGGAGACCGCAGCAGCTCCGGCGACCATGGACCAGACGAGGTACACGGAAGCAGCGGTGAGCGCTCCGCAGGCGACGCCAAAGAGGAGCCCGATGACGACCACGAAGATGTCCCTGGCGCGCTCCTGGGGCCCCGCGGCGGGGTGCGGGAGATCGGGGCGGTGGATCCGGACGTTGGCGGGGATGGagtggaggtggtggtggttACGGTGGCCGTGGGGGACGTGCGGACCGAGACGGCGGACACGGAAGACGGTGATGACTGTAGCGACATGCGGGGCGCCGAGGTGGTGGGGTACAGCGTCGTCGCCTCTGCTGGGGTTGGGGTCGGCGcggaaggcgacgaagaaggtGTGGCACGGCCGCGCGTCGGCAGCGAGGAGGGACGCAGCGACAACGGCGAGGACCAGGAGGGGGAGGCgggcggccatggcggcggcgagGAGCCGGATCTGTGCCTGGGGAAAGGGCTTCCTCGGAGAAAATAATAAATGGAACTTGGATGAGGTCGACTCTGCAGCCGAGGGATGCCCGGTCAGGATTTTTTTTTTCTAAAGTAAGGCCATCTCGAGCGACAAGTGCATTGTTTTTAATTTTGTTGCTGAAAATTTTATTATCAATTATTAAATATAACTAAATACAAACTCAATTAAGTTAAAGACCAAAATTGTAAATCCACAATGAAATGCATGTTAGTTTATTTCCATCGTTTAATCATGTGAGAGACCTAAGCCACTTTTGATTGTGAGTAcgattgatataccagttttacacaatGCAGATGTTGCACCTTTTACCCACAAAGTCGTGTTTCTCTTCCAGCTTGAGTTTGTaatgcccttagacacttccaagaTAAATGACTAAGGATCCACTACAGGtcatttacaaagtttcactaccatgagaaaacccgctacgatttTCAGGTAGAGGGGTATAGAAATCTCTAGTATGAAAAGCCATCGCAACATGATCActtgagaacctccctatacttgcGGCAACTCCTTTCCTATTTGACCCTTTTGGGTAAGGATTATCACACTAGCttccctaattaattagccacgagCGTCTCattctacccttgtggtagcactgttgtcTCGGATTGAcgctccatgtttcaattaaatacaataatcttatcatgcaCAATAATAAAGccaataataataatagaacatgaCCATAGTTCATAGATACCATTGATTCCAAAGCCAAATAGAGCAATAACAaggctacccaataattcatttgtatgcaaggcgtagggtaaacaaaactaggtaacctattaggtctcaTCAATTTAACCTAACAATGCATTAGGTGAGTACATAAATGTAAATATTATTATGTCAAACAATGTGATCAAGGACACGACTTGCCTTTTTGGTGCAACTCTAGTTACTTCTCCAAGTTGGGCTTTAGGTTCTTCGCTTCTATTCAcaacaatacatacaaataggcaAATCAtgaataaaaataacattacgcCAAACATGAAAACAAACTGTGTATTAATATTCTAAGATAAACGAATAAGTTATCAGTTTTCTAAgctttctagatttatttttatactaaaaactcaATTTCAGATTTAATCTTATAATTATAGACACTGATGGATGGCGGTTATTATCTAACAAGTGTAGGGGTTGTTTTGCGAAAATATGGACCTAACCGAAATTAATTTTGACTAGGACTAGACTTAGGGTCAATTCCCTCCATCTATAGAGGTTCTTAAACAAAACATCCACGGGAAAACATGCAAACCGTAACCAATGAACTGGCGAACTTAGGGGAGGGGATCTCACCGTGACCCAAACGACGATGTTGAGGGGCGGCTTGATGGCGAGTTTCTTGCTCCAGAGAGCAATCCACGTGTCCCCGGTCGCACATCACGACCAAATATGCCACAGACACGCGTGACAGTGTCACGTGCTCCTCTCGGACCCTTTTTCAAGGTTGCCGAAGTCCATGATGCTTTGCCTCTCTCTGCGCTCGTCGTGCTTGGTGGTGTGGACAACATCCTCGTCCTCACGTTTGATTCTTCGGCGCTGGTACGCGATGGATGAGAAGAGTGCTCGGGGCTTTATAGCCACGAGGAGAGGGGCCTCGAATCATAAGGGTCGAATCCCCCCAGATCGTAAGTAACCAACTCGTACGGCCGGCCGTAACCAACCCGGCGTAGAATCGAGAAGAAGAATCTGGCTTTCTGGCCCCACTCGCCAGCGAAACAAAGGCACATGCTTGGCTTACAGCGCTGGTGACTGATGAGGCTAGCCCACCCAGCAGGGAGACAGTGCGTGTGGCGTCGGCTGTGCAACCACGGAGTGAAGTGGGCCGGCGAGCAATTCAGCCCAGCGTGCAGGGGAGgggttcttttctttttcttctcttctttcttttcttttctattttcttattTTTTTAGTTTTCAATTTATTATCAAGTTTCAAGTCCAGAATTCAAATTTAAAATATGCACATAAGATGCAGCAATCAAAATTTTACCCAGCATGAGATGCAAGTCATATTATATTTTAAATTTAatcatgtatttatttattttaataGGTACTTCTCATTATTTAGTTCATGAAACAAACAATTAAACAAACTAAAAATCTTTCCCATTGTTTTTATATTTCAAACTCAAATTCTAGTGTTAGGATTCAAATCTAAATTTGAATCATCTAaatgttttatttatttattttaggaGAATAATCTAAAAGGTAAGAAAATTCTTATTAAAGACACTTTAACTTTTAAATCTTTAGGGATTTTTCTTAAATACCAAAGTAGAATTTTAGGGTGTTAAGAGTTTAGAGATGCATAAGCTCATCACTTGCTCTTCACGGCGCGGCGAGAGCAAACGTCGTGACTGAGTCGTCTCCCTACTTCTCCTCTCCAGGTTCTTGAGCTTCGTGAGGCCTAAGGGTAGCCGACTATGGAGCAAATTccgactaagggggtgtttgtttgggattataatccacctagattatataatccaacaatttttgaactaactcttagttcaaaagttgttagattatataatctggatagattataatctcaaacaaacactCCCTAAGACTCATTCTTGGATAGCTCTGCTACAAGGTGCCACCGTGTCAGGGGGTGGGTGCAATTCGGAGCGTCCTCATGCAGCGGCTTGCCCCTCCCACCTCCACCTGCTTCTAGGGAGTCGCACGTCTCACAGCCGGCCTCCAACAGACATCGGCAATTTTGCTATTATGATTTGTAGGCTTCGCCAGTATGCCATCAGACCTACAAATCATAGACACAAATGGTCTCACCAGTCATATACACGAATGACATAATAACAAACAACTAAAATTGAGAGTGGCAAAATCACAAATTTCTCCCAACAGCCTataggcctgtttggttcagcttttttatcagcttttctgaaaatctagcTGTAGGGAGAATCTGGTTGTgggaagaatctgagtatcattacgattacatgTGGAGGAAAATAAAGTTGTTCATATggctcaggatctataaagtgacggattcctactattacaacgactcaaccgattatgtgtttattttgattttggatgatttttgccccaacgaattttatagaagttggcttaaaagctgagcgtttgacagtccgcaacagcttttggtggccagaagctgtcagaagccgaaacaaacaggccctatgtATGCCACCGTCCTTGGTGCTCTCACTCCACCCTCGCTTCCTCTCCTCTATGGCGTCATGCGGTTTAGTAGATGCCGCATTGCAAGTGTGCGAGCCGCGAGCTCCGTGGTCGCCGCGTGGAGGTGAGCGATCGCTGGGGACAGCTCCCCACTTGGTGGCTAGGGATCACGAGTGGATTCCTTCCCATAGATCTCCTCGTGATCCCTGAtcaccaaactagccctaaatcaCTCTCATGAATCCTGTTCATCAAATCAGCCCTAAAGGCATGTTCGTTTtaactccaatccatatggattgaaggagattgagggggtttcaataCCTAGTAAATTAAAATTTCTCTCAATCCATACCAATCCGCTACAATAGATACGGAACTATAATAACTgaacaagctccaagggcttcggTTCACAGGAATTCATTCTAAATAGGGATACATTCTCGGGAGGGATTAAGTTAATCCCTTTCAAGGTTGTAATCCCTGGCTCCAAAATATTGTTCAGTTAATCcagggagacatgcactttgtgtTCTGAATGCCCACGGTACCAAAAGACGCCCAGAACTGATAACAGATGCACTGTGGGATAATCCAAAAACTCAACCTAGCCTAAATTTTTGTTTCGAACATGCAATTTTAATCCAAAAGGAAGTACAAAACTGATCAATCTGATATCTCAACAGGAGTCCACTCTAATTTTTGTTACGATGAAGGCAACCTTATTACAACGTCTTTTCAAACAACAAACACAAGACTCTCATGGTCTATTAAAACTGATAAGTTGCTAAACACTACATCTCCAGTAAACTAAACATAACGAGATCATGGATTCAAATAATGATGCATCTCTCCTTTTGACAGAACAAGCACATAACAACCACTCAGAAAAGGTCTTCAATACACTAATAAGAATGACACTTGACAATATAAATAGAGAAGACATTCTTCCTCTGAAGACTATGGCTACTTCATGCATGACTTGACCCCTTTACCTTTAAAGATATAACTGTCAGTCAATAAAAAATATTATTGTAAATACCGGTCAACAACTATAAGCTATTTAAGCGAGGTGAATATTCAGTGTGTTGCTTTAAAAATAATCAGCATACTTACTAAAACAAGTATATCATGGTAGAACCAAATCTACAATTTAGTATATGCCACCTGACTGAATCAAGAGCAAAAAACAAACTAAGCTTCCTCTTTTCTGTTGTACTATAAACATGCTACTGTAATACTGTAGTCAACAGTTGCAAATTTTCTTTTTCGGTGATTGTTACCGCAGCTAATGGTTAAGAGAAATTTCCTATCTTGTGTTGCTGGATCCTAGGACATCTATGTAGCAATGAAACTATGACATTGCTCTTAGCAGACCTATGCCATATCTAGAAAATCACTTTTTGCACCAAGCAACTTCACATATTGGGTCTATGCACGAACATCTAAGATGTGTGCTATTCCAAAGACTGCAACTCTAGGTCTCAAGAAAACTACAGACAATGGAACCTTTCTCATTGTCTAGCCAGTATGGTACCCAACAATATAACTCAGACTTAGGCGACAACATAGGAACTCGTGAGCAATCCGCATGGACCTAAGAACCCTAGCACCAAGATCTCTAGTTCATGGTCAGTAGATGGAATGGAGTTAGAGGAGGAGAACTTGAGTATGGATGAGAATGCACCACCAAAGGGATAGCATCGGTAAGTCAATTGTTATTCCCCTCATGGACGACGACCAACCAGTGTCAATGCCACCACTGGATCTCGTGTAGCCGAATCTCCTAGATGATGTACACGATGAATTGTCGGATGATGTACATGACAAATTGTTGGTGCCACAGCAACGCCGTCGTCTCGCACGCCATGAGCGCTCTCCTCACAGGTTGCGTGGTTTCTTTCCACGCCAGAGAGAGGAGGGTTGTATCCTAGCCGGGCTGAGGTGGGAACGACCGGGGTGGGCCGGGGTCCAAGCTCGAGCGAGATTAAACAAACGTCGCTTTTGTGTGGGCCGGGATTTAATCCAAGCAGATTTGGTTCACGGGGTTTTTACCCCAATCCAGACTGTTCCCGacccaaacgaacaaggcctaaggctATCACCGAGCACGACAACCATGACATAGTCGGGCCATGTGTGGTTAGTGGCCCCGGGCTAGGAGTAGTGGTGGATGCTGAGGTCTAGCGACCACTCCCGGAGGGGAGCGTCGGAGGTGGAGCTAGCGCTGGAGGTGATGCCACGCTTGAGGTGAAGTAGAGCATGCATGTCGGAGGAGATGGAGAAGGGAGATGACTCATCACCATGTTTCCTCTCACCGTCGTGACAAGCAGGTGACGAACTTAAGCATATTTAAACGCAGTCAATGGCGTGCAATATTAACACAATTTCATTTGAGCAATGGGATTGTCTATCTCATTTTCATTCTAACTATTGCTATGACTTGAAATCCATTATGGCAAAGCCCATTCTGCGTCTTTCCATAATAGCAAAAATCTCCCCGATCGATGTGGTGTATTTGTTTGAGGGATCTAAGGGTAAACATGATTATTGTAGTTTAGCCCCTTGTTTGTTCTACATTGTTAGATTTGGGCCTCATGGGAAAATTGATAGCCCTTGGACTTTTTCACTCGTATCCACTGTCCATTGAGGCCATTCCTAACCCTTAGTTTTTTCCACAATATCTAAAGTTGCCATCTTATATTGTTTCTTGTAATAATATCCAAGTTGTTATCTCACATGTATAATATCAATTGTTATTTTGTAGTCCCCACAAGACAATTAAATGCTACATGTGTATAAGAGTACGAATTATGTGCCACTTTGATTTTTAGATTTCAACACATATGATCTCGTGCCTAAGTGATGTCTCACTCAATATACTACTTTATTCTCTTCCTTCTTTACTAACATGCCACATCAACTTTCTATCCTACATGGCATATATTAAATGAGTATGATACCATGCACTAGGAATAGCTTGACCACTGCCATGCTGTGTCACTTGCTCCCAAGTGTCAATGGTCAAATGGTTTTCACTGTTAGGTTTCATGCCAGAACCTGATGGTTTTTAATGGAACTAGGAAGAATTGCCATGATAAGGAATTAACAAAAACTGAAGAGGGCACACACTCTTTCTCTCAATAATATGTTTATTTGCTTTGTGTTTCATTCTCTGCTAAGCTCTCATAAAGTGTTGCTACAGTAGGACATTCGACATATTTATCTCAACAAGCCACTACGTAGATTCGACTAAATATAATTGCACCTCATTACTGATGTTAGAATGCTTGGGAGCATAAGCTTCAAGGTATCGATTGAGCTACTTAGTCTGGTCATCAATTTTAAGGGTGATATAAAGAATTCATTCAATAACTATGTATGGATTAACTTGAACAATTCTATCCAAACCCTTGTAAAAAATTATCCCTATCTGACACAATGCTAACATGTAATCCATGCAAGTTGTAGACATTGACCACATATGCCTGAGCTACTTGAAGTGCAACAAATGGATGAGATAGTGGGATAGAATGACAATAGTTTGTGAACTTATCCACCACTACGAGAATAGTATCAAATCTGTTAGACTTAACTATCCCTCTATAAAGTCCATGTAAACAATCTGCCATGCATTATCAAGAATAGGTAGAGGCTACAACAAGCCACTCATTTTAACATGTTCCACTTCAACCCGTTGGCAAATAGTTCTCTTGATTTAATCCTTAATATCAGGCTTCATACCAGACTAGCTGAATGAATGTTTGATCCTATAATAGGTTGCTTGAAAGCCTAAGTGGCCCTATCATTATGTAGCAACTTCAGAATACATATAGTACCAAAAAGAAAGTTAGGAAGGAGCATGACATATGTTGGCGATTGTTGTTGAACCTAAGCACAAGCAAGAGCCAACACATGGCTAGTTAGAGAGGCTCAGGCTGTAGTGCACATAATACCCTATGTCCCCAAGTTACTCACTAGTTCATGAACACAAAGGACGGAAAGATTATAAGATCAAACACCATTGAACATTAAGACCTTCTAGCTCTCCCACGCAGCATGGTTGTGATGGGAGTTCTAGACTAATGGTCCTAATTCACCTTTATGTGTGCCTACTAGATGAACTCTAGTACAAGAGTGTCCAAAAAATGTCGAATGTGTGAACCCTCTAAAACATTACCCAACTTATCCCTTTTATAATGCAAGAAAGGATAGATGTTACATAAACCTCACATTTCACCGGCTAAGACCTAACTACTATGTTTTTATCTTGTTCTTGGAGTCGTATTGGGGTCTATGCCCTAATTGTGGCACGGTGTCAGAGATGTCCTTTTCCAAGCAGTTGTCGTACCTGTCATAGGAGAATGTATGATATGTCGCAACTATGAATGTCAAGGCTCATGCCGTTTAGTATGATATAGTTGGTAGCTGGTGTAGCCTTTTATACTTGATAATATGTTAGGGAGAAGACCGAATGGGACTTCAATCATCGGTATGGTTCACTATTTGATAAATTATCAACATCTACTCCCATGAATGCAGGGTTCATCGAAGGCTGTGAGGGATACTATCAATACTTTGCCCTATAGGAGACTCTCATCGGTGAGATCGGTCGAGTCTAGGGCCGTTTGATCCATCGAAGACTCTAAAGGATATGTTGGGATTTTGCCTAAATGGTGAAGCAAGGGAAAGTATGATCAGGCGGCCTCTGCCATCCATGTCGAGTGTTTAGGGCTTGATCAAAGACTTTGGGTGCACTTGAAAGTTTCCTAtagggggtgaataggaaaaAACCTGAAATTCTAACTCAGACACAAACTTCGATATGAATATTATGACTTTAAGGGTTTGAAAAAAAGAATAATATGGCCGAGACAATTTCTAAGGTAAATATTTGCTAAGTTGCTAGCAAAAACTTAGGTGTGAAATGAGATCTAGCAACAGTATAAGAGATATATATCAAATGATAAGTAAATCAAGTATTAACTTAGAAGAGGAAAGACAAATGCACATAGGAAAAAGAAAGCACAAGGACACATAGTTTGTTTACTAGAATTCGATTCCACAAATAAACATATTGAGAGCACCAAGTGGGGTGAATTGGTGAACCTGCAAAACTTGCTCCAAACAACACAAGTTTGGTCTATACTATGAGTTAGAGTAAGTAAAACCAAGTAGAGAGTAGAGAGAAGTTCCTTTCACTTGATTTCTCTATCAAGATATAATTTAGACTTAGAGCAATATCAGAAGTGAGAATTTGGAACTTGGAAGAGGTAAAAATTGCAATAAAGTAAATGGCACAAGAGACATGAcaattttatcccatggttcgtcaAGTGTAATAtgtttgcctactccatgttttgGTGTcctaatggatgagggttgcactcaacccctctcaagtgatccaaagatctgaCTTGAGTACCACGGTTCTTATTTGTATCACAATATCctatttgtgaggaatctccataactttGAGTCTCTCAGGCCTTACACAAGATGATCACTGTAGGGGgtttgcttcgtcgccgaaggtcctgtaagaagaagcaccttcggaagatcaacacaaaagcaacgacgaagctaccatccagggagcttcggcatagtaacACGCcctaagacgaagggttgcaccgacttaaagatgcaaagaccgatcggcccatgataatctgtgtcatgattgtaaccaaATATAAGGGATATAAATGTAAATTCttataggctgcgccctgtgtctataaataggtgaacagtacccccatactgttcacgctaattGATATTCACTCTCGC
It contains:
- the LOC100275795 gene encoding uncharacterized protein LOC100275795 precursor; the protein is MAARLPLLVLAVVAASLLAADARPCHTFFVAFRADPNPSRGDDAVPHHLGAPHVATVITVFRVRRLGPHVPHGHRNHHHLHSIPANVRIHRPDLPHPAAGPQERARDIFVVVIGLLFGVACGALTAASVYLVWSMVAGAAAVSAYDELYDDEDEASDIESPKKVGYVIIQELEVDEGGKN